The following coding sequences are from one Rhipicephalus microplus isolate Deutch F79 chromosome 3, USDA_Rmic, whole genome shotgun sequence window:
- the LOC142802708 gene encoding uncharacterized protein LOC142802708: MRVMGSPIKSAQLRAAVAPSIFVNEQNASEAPKAHLLKRPKDQILGRLLLGGTTILHLSKPNHSSKIDQDDVVTEEVLKVAAGLACDLGQAVETSPEPACEANDSTEKSVQVQLPMHHEGSQTDEKKIVSSTAMQTEPYTCFSGSLSCVSLERSSSLAYVRSRLHSCQQCTYVTVDKSTMNRHLPKHMGEPPFQCRFCPAAFMYKSKLGAHLCTHTGDRPFPCTFCSASFSIKNHLNEHMRTHTGERPFSCVHCNASFVQKSTLRRHIRTHTGERPFSCVHCNASFVQKILLMRHLRKHTGERPFSCIHCNASFKYRNSLSNHILKHTGERPFSCVHCNASFQQKSCLVRHVRKHTGEYPFSCVHCNASFAEKKDLTRHMRKHTGERPFSCVDCNASFVEKKDLTRHMRQHTGERPFSCVHCNASFLEKGNLVRHVRTHTGERPFSCVHCNASFIEKKNLTIHVRKHTGERPFSCVHCNASFIDKKNLTRHMRKHT; this comes from the exons ATGCGTGTGATGGGAAGTCCGATAAAGTCTGCTCAATTAAGGGCTGCCGTGGCGCCATCGATCTTCGTTAATGAACAGAATGCATCGGAGGCACCGAAAGCACATTTGTTGAAGAGGCCAAAAGATCAG ATTCTTGGACGTTTGCTCCTTGGAGGCACAACCATCCTACACCTGTCAAAACCAAATCATAGTAGCAAAATAGATCAG GATGACGTTGTAACAGAGGAAGTTCTTAAAGTAGCAGCAGGTCTGGCTTGTGATTTGGGACAAGCTGTGGAAACATCACCAgagccagcgtgtgaagcgaatGATAGTACAGAGAAATCGGTTCAAGTGCAGCTACCTATGCACCACGAAGGATCCCAAACGGACGAAAAGAAAATCGTATCTTCAACTGCTATGCAAACAGAACCATACACTTGTTTTTCAG GCTCCCTGTCCTGTGTCTCCTTGGAACGGTCTTCTTCACTGGCATATGTACGAAGCCGACTTCATTCCTGCCAGCAGTGCACCTATGTGACCGTGGACAAATCAACTATGAACAGACACCTTCCGAAACACATGGGCGAGCCCCCCTTCCAGTGCCGCTTTTGTCCAGCTGCATTCATGTACAAGTCCAAGCTTGGGGCTCACTTATGCACCCACACAGGGGATCGGCCCTTCCCCTGCACCTTCTGCAGTGCATCTTTTTCGATAAAAAACCATCTCAATGagcacatgcgcactcacacaggtgagcgtccattttcctgtgtccatTGCAATGCTTCTTTTGTGCAAAAAAGCACCCTCAGGAGACACATCCGCacgcacacaggagagcgtccattttcctgtgtccactgcaatgcttcttttgtACAGAAAATCCTTCTCATGAGGCACCTCCGCAAGCACactggagagcgtccattttcctgtatccactgcaatgcttcttttaAGTACAGAAATTCCCTTTCGAATCACATCCTCAAGCACACTGGAGAGCGaccattttcctgtgtccactgcaatgcgtcCTTTCAGCAGAAAAGCTGTCTTGTAAGACACGTGCGAAAGCACACAGGAGAGTatccattttcctgtgtccactgcaatgcatcttttgcagaaaaaaaggaCCTCACAAGACACATGCgaaagcacacaggagagcgtccattttcctgtgtcgactgcaatgcatcttttgtAGAAAAAAAGGACCTCACAAGACACATGCGAcagcacacaggagagcgtccattttcctgtgtccactgcaatgcgtcCTTTCTGGAGAAAGGCAATCTTGTAAGACATGTGCGAacgcacacaggagagcgtccattttcctgtgtccactgcaatgcatcctttatAGAAAAAAAGAACCTCACAATACACGTGCgaaagcacacaggagagcgtccattttcctgtgtccatTGCAATGCATCTTTTATAGACAAAAAGAACCTCACAAGACACATGCGAAAGCACACATGA